In one window of Leptospira sp. GIMC2001 DNA:
- a CDS encoding undecaprenyl-phosphate glucose phosphotransferase, with the protein MLKERSQTFKLVFIFLDLGLSILSFALAFYIRYRLEPDPTIFLLSIDYFSYILLGITLGLTQVLAFLSIDLYHPRRGLSFFDEAFAILSGIFVNLMFILAILFFIRGESFSRLIIAYYSIFAPIAIAIAHYFLRKFLHHLRSRGYNLRSVIILGTGKGAQAFRDSIQRHSIYGYIVTGFLTGSKKLFKKGHTETILGSWKDLEKIIIKTKPDLVVYSFSHEEGSYLKETIDICDYYGIDLKVIPSYEEFITARGRVEVMEGIPIITIRNIPIRLGYNQVIKRIFDISFSFLFILFFSPFYLLMAALIKITSPGPIFYKQERVGLDNKKFQMLKFRTMEVQEKKDSDTKWTVENDPRVTKIGAILRKLSLDETPQFINVLIGNMSVVGPRPERPYFVDQFQIKHRHYMRRHAVKAGITGWAQIQGLRGNTSIEQRIEADIYYIENWSLYFDLKIILLTPLKGLYSKNAY; encoded by the coding sequence ATGCTAAAAGAAAGAAGCCAAACTTTCAAATTGGTTTTTATATTTTTAGATCTTGGACTATCAATTCTGAGTTTTGCCTTAGCTTTTTATATTCGCTACCGACTAGAACCTGACCCGACAATCTTTTTATTAAGTATTGATTATTTCAGCTATATTCTGTTAGGAATCACATTAGGCTTAACACAGGTTCTAGCGTTTCTATCTATTGATCTCTATCATCCAAGACGTGGATTGAGTTTCTTTGATGAAGCTTTTGCTATTCTTTCTGGTATCTTTGTCAATTTGATGTTTATCCTCGCGATCCTATTTTTCATTCGAGGTGAAAGTTTCTCTAGATTGATTATCGCATACTATTCAATATTTGCTCCTATTGCAATTGCCATAGCTCATTATTTCCTGAGAAAGTTTCTTCATCACTTGCGAAGCAGAGGATATAACCTAAGATCTGTTATCATTTTGGGGACGGGAAAAGGAGCTCAAGCATTCCGAGACTCGATACAAAGACATTCCATATATGGATATATAGTTACAGGATTTCTTACTGGAAGTAAAAAGTTGTTCAAAAAAGGACATACTGAGACTATACTTGGAAGTTGGAAAGATCTCGAAAAAATTATAATAAAGACCAAACCCGATCTCGTGGTTTATTCATTCTCGCATGAAGAAGGATCTTACCTCAAAGAAACGATTGATATTTGCGATTATTATGGTATTGATCTAAAGGTAATTCCCAGTTACGAAGAGTTTATCACGGCACGTGGAAGAGTTGAAGTGATGGAAGGAATTCCAATCATCACAATCAGAAATATCCCAATTCGTTTAGGTTATAATCAAGTCATAAAGCGGATTTTCGATATTAGCTTTTCATTTTTGTTCATTTTATTCTTTTCTCCTTTTTATCTATTGATGGCGGCTTTAATAAAAATCACAAGCCCAGGCCCAATTTTTTATAAACAAGAGCGCGTGGGCTTAGACAATAAAAAATTTCAAATGCTGAAATTCAGGACTATGGAAGTTCAAGAGAAGAAAGACTCTGATACAAAATGGACAGTTGAAAATGATCCTAGAGTCACCAAAATTGGCGCTATTCTTAGAAAATTGTCCTTGGATGAAACACCTCAATTTATTAACGTACTTATAGGCAATATGTCCGTTGTCGGACCTAGACCGGAACGTCCATATTTTGTGGATCAATTCCAGATAAAGCATAGACATTATATGCGTCGCCATGCAGTGAAAGCAGGTATTACTGGATGGGCACAGATTCAGGGATTAAGAGGTAATACTTCTATTGAACAACGGATTGAAGCAGATATTTATTATATAGAAAACTGGAGTTTATACTTCGATTTGAAGATTATTTTGCTAACACCTTTAAAAGGACTGTACAGCAAGAACGCATA